One part of the Syngnathus acus chromosome 17, fSynAcu1.2, whole genome shotgun sequence genome encodes these proteins:
- the LOC119137252 gene encoding C-X-C chemokine receptor type 4-like isoform X1 produces MSYYEHILFDYEYNDSSSGSGSGDIGVDLEEPCEVEHLMTSDFQQVFLPVVYALIFLLGITGNGLVVFVLGCQRSSKSSLTDRYRLHLSAADLLFVVALPFWAVDAALADWRFGAATCVGVHVIYTVNLYGSVLILAFISLDRYLAVVRATDTNTGGLRQMLAHRLVYVGAWLPASLLAIPDLVFARTQEGGEGSTLCQRFYPAEHAPLWVAVFHLQLVLVGLVIPGLVLLVCYCVIVTRLTRGPLGGQRQKRRAVRTTIALVLCFFVCWLPYGAGISVDAMLRLEVLPRSCNLEAFLGVWLAVAEPLAFAHCCLNPLLYAFLGAGFKNSARRALTLSRASSLKVLPRRRNGASTTTESESSSLHSS; encoded by the exons ATGTCATACTATGAG CACATCCTCTTTGACTAtgaatacaatgacagcagtTCTGGCTCTGGTTCTGGTGATATTGGGGTGGATCTGGAGGAGCCTTGCGAGGTGGAGCACCTGATGACCTCTGACTTTCAGCAGGTCTTTTTACCTGTGGTCTATGCCCTCATCTTCCTGCTGGGCATCACCGGAAACGGTCTGGTGGTCTTTGTCTTGGGCTGCCAGCGTAG ctcAAAATCCAGCCTTACCGACCGGTACCGATTGCACCTCTCAGCTGCCGATCTCCTCTTTGTTGTGGCGCTTCCGTTCTGGGCGGTGGACGCGGCGCTGGCCGACTGGCGCTTTGGCGCAGCCACCTGCGTCGGCGTGCACGTTATATATACGGTCAACCTGTACGGCAGCGTGCTCATCCTGGCCTTCATCAGTCTGGACCGCTACCTGGCGGTGGTCCGAGCCACCGATACCAACACGGGTGGCCTGAGGCAGATGCTGGCGCACAGATTGGTCTATGTGG GCGCGTGGTTGCCCGCCAGTTTGCTGGCCATTCCCGACTTGGTATTCGCCCGAACTCAAGAAGGAGGCGAGGGAAGCACCCTGTGCCAAAGATTTTACCCGGCGGAACACGCTCCTCTCTGGGTGGCCGTTTTTCACCTACAGCTGGTCCTCGTGGGTCTGGTGATCCCAGGTCTGGTGCTTCTGGTGTGTTACTGCGTCATCGTCACCAGGCTGACCCGGGGACCTCTCGGGGGTCAAAGGCAGAAACGACGAGCGGTGAGGACCACCATCGCGCTGGTGCTCTGCTTCTTTGTGTGTTGGCTGCCCTACGGAGCGGGCATCTCTGTGGATGCCATGCTGCGTTTGGAGGTTCTGCCCCGCAGCTGCAACCTGGAGGCCTTCCTGGGTGTGTGGTTGGCAGTGGCTGAGCCCTTGGCATTTGCGCATTGTTGCTTAAACCCGCTGCTCTATGCCTTTCTGGGGGCAGGCTTCAAAAACTCCGCCCGCAGAGCCTTGACACTGAGCAGAGCATCCAGTTTGAAGGTTTTACCGAGACGACGCAACGGGGCCTCCACAACCACAGAGTCTGAGTCGTCCAGTTTGCACTCTAGCTAG
- the LOC119137252 gene encoding C-X-C chemokine receptor type 4-like isoform X2, with translation MSYYEHILFDYEYNDSSSGSGSGDIGVDLEEPCEVEHLMTSDFQQVFLPVVYALIFLLGITGNGLVVFVLGCQRSSKSSLTDRYRLHLSAADLLFVVALPFWAVDAALADWRFGAATCVGVHVIYTVNLYGSVLILAFISLDRYLAVVRATDTNTGGLRQMLAHRLVYVGAWLPASLLAIPDLVFARTQEGGEGSTLCQRFYPAEHAPLWVAVFHLQLVLVGLVIPGLVLLVCYCVIVTRLTRGPLGGQRQKRRAVRTTIALVLCFFVCWLPYGAGISVDAMLRLEVLPRSCNLEAFLGFKNSARRALTLSRASSLKVLPRRRNGASTTTESESSSLHSS, from the exons ATGTCATACTATGAG CACATCCTCTTTGACTAtgaatacaatgacagcagtTCTGGCTCTGGTTCTGGTGATATTGGGGTGGATCTGGAGGAGCCTTGCGAGGTGGAGCACCTGATGACCTCTGACTTTCAGCAGGTCTTTTTACCTGTGGTCTATGCCCTCATCTTCCTGCTGGGCATCACCGGAAACGGTCTGGTGGTCTTTGTCTTGGGCTGCCAGCGTAG ctcAAAATCCAGCCTTACCGACCGGTACCGATTGCACCTCTCAGCTGCCGATCTCCTCTTTGTTGTGGCGCTTCCGTTCTGGGCGGTGGACGCGGCGCTGGCCGACTGGCGCTTTGGCGCAGCCACCTGCGTCGGCGTGCACGTTATATATACGGTCAACCTGTACGGCAGCGTGCTCATCCTGGCCTTCATCAGTCTGGACCGCTACCTGGCGGTGGTCCGAGCCACCGATACCAACACGGGTGGCCTGAGGCAGATGCTGGCGCACAGATTGGTCTATGTGG GCGCGTGGTTGCCCGCCAGTTTGCTGGCCATTCCCGACTTGGTATTCGCCCGAACTCAAGAAGGAGGCGAGGGAAGCACCCTGTGCCAAAGATTTTACCCGGCGGAACACGCTCCTCTCTGGGTGGCCGTTTTTCACCTACAGCTGGTCCTCGTGGGTCTGGTGATCCCAGGTCTGGTGCTTCTGGTGTGTTACTGCGTCATCGTCACCAGGCTGACCCGGGGACCTCTCGGGGGTCAAAGGCAGAAACGACGAGCGGTGAGGACCACCATCGCGCTGGTGCTCTGCTTCTTTGTGTGTTGGCTGCCCTACGGAGCGGGCATCTCTGTGGATGCCATGCTGCGTTTGGAGGTTCTGCCCCGCAGCTGCAACCTGGAGGCCTTCCTGG GCTTCAAAAACTCCGCCCGCAGAGCCTTGACACTGAGCAGAGCATCCAGTTTGAAGGTTTTACCGAGACGACGCAACGGGGCCTCCACAACCACAGAGTCTGAGTCGTCCAGTTTGCACTCTAGCTAG